In Quercus robur chromosome 11, dhQueRobu3.1, whole genome shotgun sequence, the following proteins share a genomic window:
- the LOC126705575 gene encoding DNA repair protein REV1 isoform X3, protein MGFPSLSMVSRFLPVRSFSRGLPVVKPAWILESVAANKLLSWVPYQLDQLANNQPKLSSFFTLKRSSVSNSASTHAPCQVNPEAEDSSLKVGTSGDTYFSEVSEPFEHRKQISRESDDLVNENSNASLVEEIASSSGKPCEVAMGIPSNIDAEDESSVKNDLQSSHYQPAALVSSNCINNQNMKGSPSSMVSEPSNQSHSTLGDPNFVENYFKNSRLHFIGTWRNRYRKRFHSLSNGFNCTSSNIKASPLKTAVMHVDMDCFFVSVVIRNHPELRDKPVAVCHSDNTKGTAEISSANYPARDYGIKAGMFVRNAKALCPHLVIFPYNFEAYEEVADQFYNVLHKHGNKVQAVSCDEAFLDVTESEGDPQLLASKIRKEIFETTRCTASVGIAGNMLMARLATRTAKPDGQCYIPPERVDDYLSQLPIKALPGIGHVLEEKLKKQNVWTCGQLRMISKDSLQKDFGLKTGEMLWNYSRGLDNRLVGLIQESKSVGAEVNWGVRFKDVKDAQNFLSNLCKEVSLRLQGCGVEGRTFTLKIKKRRKDAEEPIKYMGHGDCENLSHSTTVPVATDDVEVLQRITKQLFGFFHLDVKEIRGVGLQVSRLESTENSKQGLERNSLKSWLTSASARTEELCKNNYVAKESSNQGCEGKGDETLGQLCGNSVGLSIQMDSNTSNGAACLNEVSVLPPLCHLDMGVLKSLPPELFSELNEIYGGKLVDLIAKNKGKTENINHTLSAYSHEKIEGAMKEGQAALLSSMVFQNEIPVENKAEQHIAKEVPSVSGAESFVPASGLKKTDLIPSSLSQVDTAVLQQLPEELKVDILEHLPAHRMQVFSPNVLLDPTEIPLEALGTKTAEKNSGSKDFVLDNNLWVGIPPQWVDKFKVSNCLILNILAEMYYKSGSTGNLSPILQRISSVSLHQLDAFQDGWDEAMYILCELLKQYIKLKIELDIEEIYVCFRLLRRFATKSELFILVYNIVSPYLQALVGENYGGNLHMSLKD, encoded by the exons ATGGGGTTTCCATCTTTGTCGATGGTTTCACGGTTCCTTCCAGTCAG GTCCTTTAGCCGTGGGCTCCCTGTGGTAAAACCCGCGTGGATTTTGGAGTCTGTTGCTGCCAATAAACTTTTGAGTT GGGTTCCATACCAACTCGATCAGCTTGCTAATAACCAACCAAAGTTGTCATCATTTTTTACTCTGAAAAGAAGCTCAGTCTCCAACAGTGCCTCAACTCATGCACCTTGTCAAGTAAATCCTGAAGCTGAGGATTCGTCTTTAAAAGTTGGTACATCAGGTGATACATATTTTTCTGAAGTGAGTGAACCCTTTGAGCACCGTAAGCAAATTAGTAGAGAATCAGATGATCTTGTGAATGAGAACTCTAATGCATCATTAGTTGAGGAGATAGCTAGCAGTTCTGGCAAACCCTGTGAAGTGGCTATGGGAATACCAAGTAATATTGATGCAGAAGATGAAAGCAGTGTAAAAAATGATCTGCAGTCAAGTCATTACCAACCTGCTGCACTTGTTAGCAGCAACTGCATAAACAACCAAAATATGAAAGGTTCACCAAGTTCAATGGTCAGTGAGCCTTCTAATCAGAGTCATTCAACTCTTGGGGATCcaaattttgtggaaaattATTTCAAG AACTCGAGGCTGCACTTCATAGGCACCTGGAGAAATCGATACCGTAAACGTTTTCATAGCTTATCTAATGGGTTTAACTGCACAAGTTCTAATATTAAAGCCTCTCCTCTGAAGACTGCCGTTATGCATGTTGACATG GATTGCTTCTTTGTCTCAGTTGTCATCAGGAACCATCCTGAATTACGAGATAAGCCTGTTGCTGTATGCCATTCAGACAACACGAAAGGAACTGCTGAAATTTCATCTGCAAACTACCCTGCTCGAGATTATG GAATTAAGGCTGGAATGTTTGTTAGAAATGCCAAGGCTCTTTGTCCCCACTTGGTCATATTTCCATACAACTTTGAAGCTTATGAGGAG GTAGCTGATCAGTTTTATAACGTATTGCATAAGCATGGCAACAAAGTGCAG GCTGTAAGCTGTGATGAAGCCTTTTTAGATGTGACTGAATCAGAGGGGGATCCCCAGCTTCTAGcttcaaaaataagaaaagagatTTTTGAGACTACCAGATGCACTGCAAGTGTTGGTATTGCTGGGAATATGCTTATGGCTCGCCTTGCCACTAGAACTGCAAAACCGGATGGTCAATGTTACATTCCTCCTGAAAGG GTTGATGATTATTTAAGTCAACTTCCAATCAAGGCACTTCCAGGGATAGGGCATGTTTTAGAGGAGAAGTTGAAGAAGCAAAATGTTTGGACTTGTGGACAGTTGCGTATGATTTCCAAG GACTCTCTTCAAAAAGACTTTGGACTGAAGACTGGGGAGATGCTATGGAATTATAGCAGGGGACTAGATAATCGGCTGGTTGGGTTAATTCAG GAAAGCAAATCTGTAGGTGCTGAAGTGAATTGGGGTGTGAGGTTCAAGGATGTGAAAGAT GCTCAAAACTTCCTCTCAAACCTCTGCAAGGAGGTTTCGTTGCGCTTGCAAGGATGTGGAGTGGAAGGGCGCACTTTTACCCTCAAG ataaaaaagagaagaaaagatgCCGAGGAGCCTATAAAGTATATGGGCCATGGAGATTGCGAAAATCTGAGTCACTCCACAACG GTTCCGGTTGCTACTGATGATGTGGAAGTACTTCAAAGGATAACAAAGCAGCTTTTTGGGTTCTTCCACTTGG ATGTCAAGGAGATTCGGGGTGTTGGCTTGCAAGTTTCCAGGCTTGAAAGCACAGAGAATTCCAAGCAAG GGCTTGAAAGAAATTCTTTGAAATCATGGCTCACCTCTGCCTCAGCCAGAACAGAAGAACTGTGCAAGAACAATTATGTAGCCAAAGAGAGTTCTAATCAAG GTTGTGAAGGAAAGGGAGATGAAACTTTGGGTCAGCTGTGTGGTAATTCAGTTGGGCTTTCAATTCAAATGGATAGTAATACCTCCAATGGTGCAGCTTGTCTGAATGAGGTTTCAGTGCTGCCACCTTTATGTCATCTTGATATGGGAGTTTTAAAGAGCCTTCCTCCTGAACTTTTTTCAGAGTTGAATGAAATATATGGTGGGAAATTGgttgatttgattgctaaaaataaaggtaaaacTGAAAATATCAACCATACTTTGAGCGCTTATTCACATGAAAAAATAGAAG GTGCAATGAAAGAGGGGCAGGCAGCTCTCCTTTCTAGCATGGTCTTCCAAAATGAAATTCCAGTAGAAAATAAG GCAGAGCAGCATATAGCTAAGGAAGTTCCGTCAGTTTCTGGGGCAGAATCCTTTGTTCCTGCTTCAGGACTCAAGAAAACTGATTTGATACCTTCCTCTCTAAGTCAAGTAGATACCGCGGTTTTACAACAGTTGCCTGAAGAATTGAAAGTTGACATACTTGAGCATCTTCCTGCACACAGGATGCAAGTCTTTTCTCCAAATGTTCTCTTGGATCCTACAGAAATCCCTCTGGAAGCATTAGGTACCAAGACAGCTGAGAAAAACTCTGGATCAAAGGATTTTGTCTTGGACAACAATCTTTGGGTTGGAATTCCTCCACAGTGGGTTGATAAGTTCAAAGTCAGCAATTGCTTGATATTAAACATTCTTGCAGAGATGTATTACAAATCAGGCTCAACTGGAAATTTATCTCCAATTCTGCAGCGTATTAGTTCTGTATCTTTACATCAACTAGATGCATTTCAAGATGGTTGGGATGAAGCTATGTACATCTTGTGTGAGCTTCTGAAGCAGTATATTAAACTAAAGATAGAATTAGATATTGAAGAGATCTATGTTTGTTTTCGTCTTCTTCGAAG GTTTGCAACGAAATCAGAATTATTCATACTAGTGTACAATATAGTCTCTCCTTACCTTCAG GCATTGGTTGGAGAAAACTATGGAGGAAACTTGCATATGTCATTGAAGGATTAA